The window TCGCTGCTCTTCGATTCCACCACCTTGATGCCCCGTTCCTTGGCCACCACGGGGGCATTGATGTAGTTCACGTTCTCCTTGAGGATGGGCGTGAGGAGCCCCTTCATGAGCGAATTGATCAGGGGCGCCACGTTGTAGTTGAGGATTTCGCCGCTGTACTCCACCAGCACCTCCTTGATGCCGCCGGAGACGAGCTGGGCCTGGAACTGCCCCAGCTTTTCCGCCAGTTCCAGGTAAGGCTGGATGATGTTGAGCAGTTCGCCGCTCACCGACGGGAAATTGACGGCATTGCGAATCTCGCCCTTGGTAAGGTAGTCAGCCACCTGCTCGGCAACGGCGATAGCCACGTTGATCTGCGCCTCGTCGGTGGATGCCCCCAGGTGGGGCGTGCAGATGACGTTGGCGTGGCCCACCAGTTCCTTGTTTTTCGTCGGCTCCTCCTCGAAGACATCCAGGGCCGCTCCCGCCACTTGTCCCGAGTTCAGGGCATCCAGGAGGTCTTTTTCACTGATGATGCCGCCCCGGGCGCAGTTGATGATGAACACGCCCTTTTTCATCTTGGCGAAGGCCGCGGCGTTGATGATGCCCCGGGTCTCCTTCGTCATGGGGGTATGGACGGAGATGAAGTCCGAGCTTTTCAGCAACTCGTCGAAAGAGACGAGGGTTATGCCCAGCTTCTCCGCCGCCTCGGGTGAGATGAACGGATCGTAGGCGATGACCCGCATCCGCAGACCCTGGGCCCGGTCGGCGACGATGCTCCCGACCCGGCCGATGCCGACGATGCCGAGGGTCTTGTTGTACACCTCGGCACCCATGAACTTGTTCTTTTCCCACTTGCCCCCCTTCATGGAGGCCGTGGCCTGGGGGATATCCCGCGCCAGGGAGAGCATCAGCGAAATAGCGTGCTCACCCGTGGTGATCGTGTTTCCCCCGGGGGTGTTCATGACAACGATGCCCCGCTTGCTGGCCTCGGGGATGTCCACGTTGTCCAGGCCGATGCCGGCGCGGCCGACGACCTTCAGGTTGTCCGCCGCCGCGATGATCTCCTTCGTCACTTTCGTGGCGCTCCGGATGACCAGGCCGTCGTACTCCTTGATGACTCCCTTCAGCTCGTCCGGCGTCAGGTTGGTCATGACGGCCACTTCCAGCCCGGGTGTATTCTTCAGGATCTCGATGCCCTGTTTCGACAGCGTATCGCTGATCAGTACCTTTTTCATGGGATGGTTCTCCTCGTTTTTTTTAATGCTGTATCTTACAGGGAGGCCACTTTCTGGAGAAAGGCCTTCTCCAGTTCCGCCAGGGCCGTTCCGAGATCCCCTGCCTCGACGGTGGGGCCGCACCAGAAACGGAACCCCGGAGGGGCGTCCTTGTAGGAGTTGATGTCGTAGGCGATTTTCTTCTTCCCAAGGTCGCTCGCGACGTCCTTGAGGAACTTCGCCCGAGCGTCCTTGGGCAGGGACTTCACCTTTTCGTGGACGACGGACAGGCAGACGGAAGTGTTCGAACGCAGGTCCTTCCGGGCGGCCAGGAAATCGACCCAGTCGTTCTTCGCCACCCAGTCCTCCACGACCTTCATGTTTGCCTCGCTCCGGGCGACCAGGCCCTGAAGGCCGACGGAGCCGGCCCAATTCAGGGCGTCCAGATAGTCTTCCACGCAGAGGAGGGACGGCGTGTTGATCGTGTCGCCCTCGAAGATGGACACGTTGACCTTTCCACTCTTCTTCATGCGGAAGATCTTCGGGAGGGGCCAGGGCGGGTCGTATGACTCGATCCGCGCAACCGCCCGGGGGCTCAGGACCAGCATGCCGTGGGCCGCCTCGCCGCCGAGACACTTCTGCCAGGAGAAGGTGAGGACGTCCGTCTTCGACCAGTCGATGGGCATGGCGAAGGCGGCGCTGGTGGCATCGCAGAGGGTCAGGCCCTGGCGGTCCGACGGGATCCAGTCCCAGTTTGGAATCTTGACCCCGCTCGTGGTCCCGTTGGCGACGAAGATCACGTCGCTTTGCCAGTCGATGGCCTTGAGATCCGGAATCTCGCCGTAGTCGGCCTTCAGGATCGTCGGATTGAGCTTGAGCTGCTTCTGGATGTCCGTCGCCCAGCCCTCGGAGAAACTCTCCCAGACGAGGACGGTGACAGGTCGGGAGCCCAGGAGGCTCCACATGGCCGCCTCGAAGGCGCCCGTATCGGAACCGGGCATGATTCCCACGAGGTACTCCTCCGGGATGCCCAGAATGCTCTTTGTTTCCTTGATGGCTTTCGCCAGCTTTTCCTTTCCCAAGGCTGAGCGGTGGGAGCGGCCGACCGACGCGTCCTTCAGGACATCCAGGCTCCATGAGGGCCGCTTGCTGCAGGGGCCGGAACTGAAATTGGGATTGTGCATGGCAGATACCTCTCTGTTTTTCTGACGAGCGGAATTCTATAACAAGATTGAATGGATTGTGCAAGCCCTTTTATCGAAGAAGATGCTTGATTTGCTTACGGATTTTCAGATTGCCGGGCCGAAGGCGCCGTCGGGACGGGGATCGGGAAAGGGAGGATGGGAAGGCGGCTGGCCGTGGAAAAGCACTTCGGGCTTGAAAGAAAACCCGCGGGAATCTATAAGAACGGCGATGTTCTCAGACATTCCTGGTGATCGGCAGGCGATGAAGCGGAAGCACTCCGAAGGCGGCGCCGCGGATGCGGGCGGCGAGGTGGACCTGAACCCGCAGTTCATGCTGGCGCTGGAACTGATGGAGCGGACGGACCGGAACGTGTTCATCACGGGCCGCGCCGGTACGGGGAAATCGACCCTTCTCCGC of the Syntrophaceae bacterium genome contains:
- a CDS encoding phosphoserine transaminase, which produces MHNPNFSSGPCSKRPSWSLDVLKDASVGRSHRSALGKEKLAKAIKETKSILGIPEEYLVGIMPGSDTGAFEAAMWSLLGSRPVTVLVWESFSEGWATDIQKQLKLNPTILKADYGEIPDLKAIDWQSDVIFVANGTTSGVKIPNWDWIPSDRQGLTLCDATSAAFAMPIDWSKTDVLTFSWQKCLGGEAAHGMLVLSPRAVARIESYDPPWPLPKIFRMKKSGKVNVSIFEGDTINTPSLLCVEDYLDALNWAGSVGLQGLVARSEANMKVVEDWVAKNDWVDFLAARKDLRSNTSVCLSVVHEKVKSLPKDARAKFLKDVASDLGKKKIAYDINSYKDAPPGFRFWCGPTVEAGDLGTALAELEKAFLQKVASL
- a CDS encoding phosphoglycerate dehydrogenase, whose protein sequence is MKKVLISDTLSKQGIEILKNTPGLEVAVMTNLTPDELKGVIKEYDGLVIRSATKVTKEIIAAADNLKVVGRAGIGLDNVDIPEASKRGIVVMNTPGGNTITTGEHAISLMLSLARDIPQATASMKGGKWEKNKFMGAEVYNKTLGIVGIGRVGSIVADRAQGLRMRVIAYDPFISPEAAEKLGITLVSFDELLKSSDFISVHTPMTKETRGIINAAAFAKMKKGVFIINCARGGIISEKDLLDALNSGQVAGAALDVFEEEPTKNKELVGHANVICTPHLGASTDEAQINVAIAVAEQVADYLTKGEIRNAVNFPSVSGELLNIIQPYLELAEKLGQFQAQLVSGGIKEVLVEYSGEILNYNVAPLINSLMKGLLTPILKENVNYINAPVVAKERGIKVVESKSSEVQAYTSMISVTVKTQNETSYTAGALFGRQDPRIVRINKFAMDAIPEGHMLVVYNNDRPGVIGNIGTTMGKNSVNIARLHLSLNREQAETGQALVVLTTDTMVTADILKKLRELPHVISVTQVEM